A DNA window from Coffea arabica cultivar ET-39 chromosome 6c, Coffea Arabica ET-39 HiFi, whole genome shotgun sequence contains the following coding sequences:
- the LOC113692154 gene encoding GDSL esterase/lipase At1g29670, translating into MAPKPSKRSISFAFFVIVCLHLCSCYGKVSANNDPKIRGMFVFGSSLVDNGNNNFLPNSLAKANYFPYGVDFPHGSTGRFTNGKNVVDLLGELLKLPTFIPPFADPTTKGRRILYGVNYASGASGILDETGAIAGQVFSLNKQIENFENVTLPEFGNGEDFRKSLAHYLFVVGTGGNDYTFNYFLSRDKDSSNVSLEAFTTKLTTTLSRQLKRLYNLGARKFVLMSVNPNGCTPMARTMIPMHERCIQSVNRAIHLFNTNLKAMVDEIQLELPASKLVYVNSYKIVRDIIKEPSSKGFEDAKNACCKVPSIEEGGTGTLCKRGGSICSNRRSNVFFDGLHPTETVNAIIANKAYYSNSRAEVYPMNIKQLSQI; encoded by the exons ATGGCGCCAAAACCATCAAAGCGTTCAATTTCCTTTGCCTTTTTTGTCATTGTTTGCCTTCATCTTTGCAGCTGCTACGGAAAGGTGTCAGCAAATAATGATCCTAAAATTAGAGGGATGTTTGTCTTTGGAAGCTCCCTTGTTGATAATGGCAATAacaatttccttccaaactcaCTAGCTAAGGCCAACTATTTCCCTTATGGAGTAGATTTTCCTCATGGTTCCACTGGGAGATTCACCAACGGGAAGAATGTGGTCGACCTTCTCGGTGAATTGCTAAAACTTCCGACTTTTATTCCACCTTTTGCAGATCCCACAACTAAGGGGAGAAGGATCCTTTATGGTGTAAATTATGCATCTGGTGCTTCTGGGATATTAGATGAAACTGGTGCAATTGCA GGCCAGGTTTTCAGCTTGAATAAGCAGATAGAAAACTTCGAGAACGTGACACTTCCTGAATTCGGGAATGGGGAAGATTTTAGGAAATCACTAGCCCACTACTTGTTTGTGGTTGGAACCGGAGGAAACGATTACACATTTAATTACTTCCTGAGCAGAGACAAAGACAGCAGCAATGTCAGTCTTGAAGCATTCACTACAAAGTTGACTACTACTCTCTCTCGTCAACTTAAG AGGCTGTATAATTTGGGAGCTCGAAAGTTCGTACTCATGTCTGTCAACCCAAACGGATGCACCCCAATGGCCAGGACCATGATTCCAATGCATGAACGTTGCATACAAAGTGTAAATCGAGCTATTCATCTTTTTAACACCAACCTGAAGGCCATGGTGGATGAAATCCAACTAGAATTGCCTGCGTCCAAGCTTGTTTATGTTAACTCGTACAAAATTGTTAGGGATATCATAAAAGAGCCGTCATCAAAAG GTTTCGAAGATGCCAAAAATGCTTGTTGCAAAGTGCCATCGATAGAAGAAGGTGGGACTGGAACTCTTTGCAAGAGAGGTGGATCAATTTGTTCAAATAGGAGAAGTAACGTTTTCTTTGATGGGCTGCATCCTACTGAAACTGTAAATGCTATTATCGCAAATAAGGCATATTATTCCAACTCCAGAGCCGAAGTCTACCCCATGAATATTAAGCAACTCTCCCAAATTTAA
- the LOC113691922 gene encoding uncharacterized protein, translating to MVRHYKMKGHKKRKRDKVQYDKEENGEEEYVEKSVPREGGAEEEEDEENMNEKKRRAEELANELPSLPIVLADDQKNANKPGVIFILEKASLEVAKVGKNYQLLNSDKHANFLRRNGRNPADYRPDIAHQAILMILDSTLNKSGRMKALYVKTEKGVLFEIKPHVRIPRTFDRFSGIMLQLLQKLSITAVGKREKLLQAIQNPVTKYLPINSRKIGFSHSSQKLVDMQDYVAAVGNEMNLVFVVGAMAHGKIDVDYVEDFISISDYPLSAAFCISRICNAVERSWRVL from the exons ATGGTGAGGCATTACAAAATGAAAGGgcacaagaaaaggaagagagatAAGGTGCAATATGATAAAGAAGAAAATGGAGAAGAAGAATATGTAGAAAAATCTGTCCCACGAGAGGGAGGGGcagaggaagaggaagatgaggaGAATATGAATGAAAAGAAGAGAAGGGCTGAAGAACTAGCAAATGAACTTCCCAGCCTTCCAATTGTTCTTGCTGATGACCAGAAAAACGCCAATAAACCTGGGGTTATTTTCATTCTTGAAAAGGCTTCTCTGGAGGTTGCAAAAGTGGGAAAG AATTATCAACTTCTGAACTCAGACAAGCATGCGAATTTTCTGAGGAGAAATGGACGGAATCCAGCTGATTACCGGCCTGACATTGCTCATCAG GCAATCCTGATGATTTTGGACAGTACACTTAATAAATCTGGTAGAATGAAAGCTTTGTATGTGAAGACTGAGAAAGGCGTGCTCTTTGAAATTAAACCTCATGTTCGTATTCCAAGGACATTTGATCGTTTTTCTGGCATCATGT TGCAGCTGTTACAAAAACTGAGTATAACTGCTGTTGGTAAGCGTGAAAAACTTCTGCAAGCTATCCAGAATCCTGTAACCAAGTATTTGCCCATCAACTCTCGGAAAATAG GCTTCTCACATAGTTCGCAAAAATTGGTTGATATGCAAGATTATGTCGCTGCTGTTGGTAATGAGATGAACCTTGTATTCGTG GTTGGTGCGATGGCTCATGGAAAAATTGATGTTGATTATGTTGAGGATTTTATATCAA TTTCTGATTATCCGTTGAGCGCTGCATTCTGCATATCTAGGATCTGCAATGCTGTGGAGCGGAGCTGGAGAGTTTTGTGA